The DNA sequence CACCGTGCGTGCCGTGGGCGCTCTCCACGCGCCCTGCGACCACGGCGGGCACATTCAGCCCTGAACCAGACTGAAAGCTAAGCGGTCCTGTTTCACATGGTAACGAGGCACTGATTTCTGAAATTGTGGAAACGTAACGCTTGCTGACccaagaccttaaaaaaaaaaaaaacctaaaaaaaaaaaaccaccccaccaCACACAACCAAAAGCCCTCTTCGCCACAAGCCCGTTCGCTCTGCAGCGTGCGGCGAGGAGAGGGGCTGTGCAGCGGCGCCCCTGTCCCAGGCCGCagccgccgcagcctcccctcaGGCTTTTCACAGAAACGGCGGCTGCGGGCAGCGGGTGAGACCAGGCGAAGTTCTCCGTTAAAAGGAAGCCGAGCGCTGCGAGGagcccgccgggggccgggcaccGGGTCTCGGTcacggcgcggcggccgccatgtcgcgccgccgcccggcccggcccggccccttcccgcccctgggcgccgccgccgcccgctttACGGCAGCCTccgctcggccgggccgggccgcggcgccgcagcCTCGGTAGGTGCCGCCTTTTTGTccagttttatttcttaatcCTGTAACGCTGCGGGCGGGCACAGCCTCACCCTTTCCTGATTTATAATGTAACGCTGTAAGCTGAGGGGGCGCCTGGTGTCGGCTCTCTGCAGGTCTGGGGCCTGCGGCGGGGGGgagatgttttatttcaaagcCGAGCGTGTCCCGTGGTGGCTCCGCTCTGGGAGGCGAGGCTGGGCCCTGCGAGGGAAATGCTCGTTTTTAAGCCCGTTTTGCTGTTGGCCAAGAATAGCAAACGCCcaccaaaaaaatctctttggctGTTTCACTCCGCCTGCTCGATTAGGggggaaaacaaagaaattgttCCGGTAGTAGGGCAAAACCAGCCCGGCTTGGGACTTGGGCTGTTAAAATTCCCATGGGCTCCAGTGGCTCGAATGATTACAGTGGGCCCATAAAAACAGTCAGCAGTGTTTCAGCGTTGGGGGAGGCCGGCTGGGAAACGCCGAGGTGCCTTTACCACCGCTAGCCAGTGAATGCCAGTTTGCAGGATACAGCCCGTGTACAGCGCCGTATGGGTTTGTAAGTAAGTGGTACCAGACTTGCCGATAAAGAgaaaggtgccccatgcagttgGGGCTGCGGTGTGATTTTACGTGAGCTAATCTGGGCTGAGCTTGGGGGAAGATTTGAAAGCACTAGGGCTAAAACACTGTACTGggactaatttttattttcatgcgTAGTGACTATCAGGAGAAAACGAAGTGATTCTCTGATGGTGTAGACTCCTGCAATAGGCATGTGACCTGACCAAAGGGCTTCATTCCCTTCAGGATATACCGTGGGCTGTGAGGGGTCCAGCCAAAAAGGTTTGAGAGCATATGTGAAccaggtgtttaaaaaaataaaactaaaaacagagcaaaacaaaaaaagccacttAAGGACTGTGGCAACTGTTACAGTTTTTCTGACTGAAccggaaaaaaaaagtcatgctggGAAGCGGGGTGTTTGTGCACGGGGCCGTGGAGGTGTATGCTGGTATTAGGGCTGTTGGGGAGAAGGGTGTAGGTAAAcgcagcgctgcccggcccggccttCCTGCTGCTCACCCCGCTGCCACCTGCCCGGGGTCCTTGATGGCATGCTAAGTGCTGGCCAGGTGTAGCACTCTGTATTACtaccattttctgttttttagctCCATTACCAAGGCTGTTCTCTCCCAAGATTGGGTTTCCTCCAAGCTCTAGACTCCttagcttgtttcttttttttaactttgtcaaGCAAATCACCACCTCCAGTCTTCAGCAGAATGTAAGCGTGCCATCATATATCATATTAAGAAATATATGTCATACTGTTGTATACTTACATGCATCACTGTTTTTATTAAGTACTCTGTGTGTTTTTATTACGTACTCTGTATGTGTTCAGTGCAGTACAAACATTAAACAAGATTATTCTTCCCCTGGTGAACTTACAGTCTGAAAGAGCTTCATAGGAAGGAGTAGGAATAACATATCGTTAAAACATCACCtttaatttaatccttttttgtttctctgtggTTAATATTCATTTGCTGTTGATCGTGACTGGTGTATCCTGGCATGTAGCCCCCAGTTGTCCACTCTACCCTTCTGTGGGAGGTTTTTGTGGAACATAAGTGCAAGGAAAGAACATATgtctgtgtttcagctgctgcagtACAAAGCCCAGCAGCATAGCTGAAACCCACCTTTGATGGTACTCCACACTAAGACCTTGGTTGTTGAATCAAAGCACGCTTCCCCTCTGCCACCTCAGCTTCCTGTAAGGACAGCTGGAAATAGTAATGTCTTAAACAGCTGCAGCAAGATTCTCCAGAGCTCGTGTGTTGAAGCCCTGAGAGAAGAAACATTGCAAGATGCAAGTGGGAACATGGGCACACAATTGTCGTTGATGCCTTTTGGGTTTAGatgcttgatttatttttatatctttacaGTAGCCTCATTTTAGGTGAGAATTCTATAGTCATGGGGATTTTTTAAGAGATTGGAGCTTTCCTGGGCAGAACACATCCTATGGCTTGGACCATAAAAGGAACTGATACTCCCCAGGGGAAGCAGGACTCTTGAACTGAAGAAGTTGGCAggtttgaaaatctttttttttctttcatctgcttATTTAAACAGTCACAAAATAGTCTTCTGCCCTGAAACAATTTCTGTTCCAATTTGTGCACTGAATTTCACTTGTTATTTGTCAGAGAAATTATTTCAGAGACAAATCTTTAAAAGTTGCAATTTAAATAACGTgtctttttgaaaataacttttttttcctgagtaaacTGTAACCACTGCCTGGAAGTTGAAATCTGATAAATTAGAAACAGCACAAAccattctttactttttttttagatGATGAGGTTGTTTAATAATTAGAACAGATTCCAAAGGCAAATTCTATCTCCTGAAATTTTCAAATCAAGACATGATCCCATTCTGGAAATTGTATTTTAGTCAAGCTCGAGTTACTGAGGTCAGTATTGAGGAACTAAGGAAAATTCTTGGAGCTGCACTGTAGAGGAGGTTACAGTAGATTAATGTAATTAATGGCTCTGTCTGGCCTTAGTATCTCCAGTCTGTGTCTGTCATGGAATACAACAGTAGGATTGTGCTGGGAAGGGATACATAAGTATGTTGGGTAAATACCAGATGTATATTAATGAAttgctgggaggaggagaaaatatgGTGACATTATTCCCTTTATTACAATAAATTGATTTACTGGAAAAGAGGGAGAAGTTAAGTCTTTGTATCAATTATCCTGTGCTCTGAGGTCCAAGAGTTAGTATTTTCTTTGCAGAGGTATTTTGTGTTTCCTTTATGTAAAAGGCAGAATGTTTCATTGGCTATTGTGCTCTGCTTCgcatgggttttgttttgtttttaaaatgttacagagACAGGAGACCCGTTTATGCATACTTTAATTGCTGGTTTTGTGTTGTAAACAGGTTAGGATTTGGCTATGGGAGTGCACTTCCTGCAGAAGGCATCTGCGTGGGTTAAGAAGCACAAGACCGCTTTGTTGGCTGTTTCTTGCATGGGACTGTTCGGTGCTAACCTTTCCCATCATGTGTTTCCTGAGCAGACATTCAAACTGTTACACGAGTGCTGGTCAGATGGGCAGCCAGCTGAGCTTTCCCAGAGGCTCTGTGGTGTCTTTCATGATGTCCTTCAAGATACTAATGTGAAATCCGCTAACTCCTATCGAGCCTTTGCGGCTTCTGGCTTCCACCCAGTGAGTGCTGGAATGCCGTGGCTGCCTGCGGGCTCAGTGGTGGGCATCCCTCCTAATTTTGATAGCACAGTTGAGGATAAAAAAGCAATAGTCAACCACGTTGTCGTGATCAATGGCAAGGAAGTAGACTGGGAGAGCAGTCACGGTGTTGCTTTGAGGGAAGCTCTGACATTTTCACCTGAAGCCCAGAAATTTGCTATTGCCAGAGAAATTGTATATTTGCAAAATGGCAGTCC is a window from the Struthio camelus isolate bStrCam1 chromosome 6, bStrCam1.hap1, whole genome shotgun sequence genome containing:
- the TMEM177 gene encoding transmembrane protein 177, whose translation is MGVHFLQKASAWVKKHKTALLAVSCMGLFGANLSHHVFPEQTFKLLHECWSDGQPAELSQRLCGVFHDVLQDTNVKSANSYRAFAASGFHPVSAGMPWLPAGSVVGIPPNFDSTVEDKKAIVNHVVVINGKEVDWESSHGVALREALTFSPEAQKFAIAREIVYLQNGSPLANAAVAPACLAGTYFGGIGIKILLGLYPGPVILRSVCNLIIATAGLICYYISYDAVTYHLDCKADRNAATISKDYARGGVEFYDKILSRNRILRTLMGKQGVKVYAPSGNLFPRHWFRIKYTPYTYRRDLIVNILRELQA